Proteins encoded in a region of the Streptomyces sp. NBC_01298 genome:
- a CDS encoding helix-turn-helix domain-containing protein yields the protein MPPRSTPTARQQRLGSELRKLREQSGMSVQQAAALMGVDRTRIPNIESGRIAIGAERVRTLAFNYDCPDTALVDLLASMAQERDKGWWEQHRGMLPPALLDICELEHHSAALHTAVTTHIPGLLQTEAHARAVFDTADPPLPEPDLQARLALRMHRQQVFAREAPPLYEAVVHEAALRMQFGGPKVARAQLEHILEQSERARTTVRVIPFSAGGFPGAGQSFTYAAATISELDTVQLDSSHGSMLLDSQMKLLRYRGLLERLRSLALPARDSRDFIRAIAQTL from the coding sequence GTGCCACCGCGGAGTACGCCGACCGCACGCCAGCAGCGCCTGGGCTCCGAGCTGCGCAAACTCCGCGAGCAGTCGGGCATGTCGGTGCAGCAGGCCGCGGCGCTCATGGGGGTGGACCGCACCAGGATCCCCAACATCGAATCCGGCCGGATCGCGATCGGCGCCGAGCGTGTCCGCACCCTCGCCTTCAACTACGACTGCCCCGACACGGCGTTGGTCGACCTGCTCGCCTCGATGGCCCAGGAGCGCGACAAGGGGTGGTGGGAGCAGCACCGGGGGATGCTGCCGCCCGCGCTGCTGGACATCTGCGAACTGGAGCACCACTCCGCCGCGTTGCACACCGCCGTGACCACGCACATACCCGGCCTGCTGCAGACCGAGGCGCACGCGCGGGCGGTCTTCGACACCGCCGATCCACCACTGCCCGAGCCCGACCTGCAGGCGCGGCTCGCCCTGCGGATGCACCGTCAGCAGGTGTTCGCGCGCGAGGCACCGCCGCTGTACGAGGCGGTCGTGCACGAGGCGGCGCTGCGCATGCAGTTCGGCGGTCCGAAGGTGGCGCGGGCACAGCTCGAACACATACTGGAGCAGTCGGAGCGGGCGCGTACGACCGTGCGCGTGATTCCGTTCTCCGCCGGCGGGTTCCCCGGCGCCGGCCAGTCCTTCACGTACGCGGCCGCCACGATCAGCGAGCTGGACACGGTGCAGCTGGACAGTTCGCACGGCTCGATGTTGCTGGATTCGCAGATGAAGCTGCTCCGCTACCGGGGCCTGCTGGAGCGGCTGCGCTCCCTGGCGCTGCCGGCCCGCGACTCCCGCGATTTCATCCGCGCCATCGCACAGACCCTCTGA